From the genome of Bacteroidetes bacterium SB0662_bin_6:
GTCGAACACGTCCGAATGCCACAGGCGGTGGTGCGTTCGGATGATTTTCAATTGTATGTCTCGGTAGAACGAAGGCTCTTCCCTGGCCAGCGCTTCGAAACGTTCGGTAAGGGCCGCAAGGCGTTCCCTGTTTTCGTTCGTAAAGCCGAATCGGGCGATTTCCTGCACCAGTTCGTCGTACTGCCGATCCCAGACGGTGCGTGGAAATGCGCCGGACGAGTCGGATACACTGTAGGACCAGGGCGCTCCGCTATATGTATCCTGCCCGAAATGGAAGGTTTTTTCCGGATCGATGCCGTCGAAACCCGACGCAAACAGGGCTTTGATCGAGCCCGCCGGCAGAAAGAAGCGCACAGGGGTTTGTCCGGAGTGGGAAGCGAGTTGCACATCGCCCGCGGGCGGTACGCCCGGTTGGCTCCCGGGGCGTTCCGGCAGCAGAAAGTGCGGGTTATGTTCGCGGAAGCGGTCGTAGGCGTTTGTTTCCGTAAGATCCGCGCCGGGAGGAAGGAGTTCCAGCAGGCGGCTCAGGTTGATGCGTTCTCCATCGCGAAGCTGTACGCGTTCCACCTGCAGGGTGGCGGCTTTCTCTACAGGAAGGGATTCTGTGGCGCGCAGAGAACCGTAGGCGGATGCCACATAGCCTCGCGAGTGCGTCCGGAAGCTGCTGGATGACAGTTGGTCGAACCCGTCGGTGATGGCCCATATGTATGCGTCCATGACAGTGGACTCTCGTGTGTGGAAATCCCCGCCTTTCTCAAGAAAGGTGCGGTATAGCATGAAGATGTTACCAGGACCTGAGTGATAGGCCGATAGCCCGGGTATTTCGTGTCCGACGGCGTTGCGATAGCCTGCAATAGTCGTGAACGCAGTTTCCATGGTCAGGAATGGGTGCCGTTCTTCGTACACCCGGATCGTATTGCCTGCCGTGGTGCGGAGACGGTACCGGTGGATATCGTTCAGGCGCAGCAGAAAGGGCATGATCTGGTAGCGGCCTCGCGCGCCTGCCGCGGACACGAGATCATCCCGGTTGAAGGTCTCCACGGTGCCCGTTTCGGTGGCCAGCAGGCTCAAACCGAGGAAGTTTGCCAGACGAACCTCGTATTCTATATATCCCAGTTCCCGCATACGGGCTTCGAGCACCTGGTTCCTGCGCCCCCATTTTACAGTGACAGCTCTGCGTGGTATGCCCTGGCCCACGTATTTGTCAACGAGTGCCCGCGTTTGCCGCCGTCGTTGTTCGTCGACGAGCGCCCAGTCCCAGGGAGCGTCCGGCGTACGGTTTTCCCAATCTTCGCGGTTCAGTTCGTGGATTTCGAGTAGTTCGTCGGTCCGGTTGTCCACTACGCGCAACGTGAAGTTGTCGTCTTTCCCCTGACGCTGGACATACAGGGCAAGGAAGTCCCGAAAATCGCGAACAAGCCGATTGCGGATGAACGCTTCATGTGCTGCGGCATCTTCTTCGGCCAGCGGGTCACTGAACCAGGAAGGAAAAACTATATCCGGGTGTGTGTCGAGTTGTTCGAGGGTAAAACTGTTCTCATCCGTTTCCCCGCGTATGTCTATGAAATGCAGAGTGCGCCCTGTGAGCCTGCCCGAAACAAGAAGCAGGAGCAAAATGGCAGCGGTCGCTCCTATGGAGGCTCGGAGTAAACCGGAACGAAACAGGTTACGCGGCATGAATCGGATCTTTCCGTTTTTGTTTGGCAAGGTCGGCCTGCCCTACGAAGTGTTTGAAGAGAGGTTGCATGATTTCTCCCATTCTTTCCGCGTGAAATTGTACGCCGAGGATGGTGGCATCCTCGTTTTCAATGGCCTCTACAACCCCATCGGGCGCGCGGGCCGCTATGCGGAAAAAGGGCGCCACGCGAGCGACGGCCTGAATGTGGCGGGTGTTGACCAGGAGATTTCGCACGCCCAGTATGTCGCGCAGGTGCGAGTCTTTCCCCAGTTCGATGGTATGGTCGCTTGCCCCCCGTTTGTCACTGTGGACGAGGCAATCCGCCATATCCCGTTGCACATCGGCGTATATGCTGCCCCCATACAAGGCATTGAGCAGTTGCATCCCGTAACAGATGCCGAGAACAGGGCGGCGCATGCTCAGGCAAGCGCGGAGAAGCAGGATGTCGGAAGAGGCGCGCACCGGGTCCGGTTCTTCTATATCGCCGGGCAGTTCCCCGATCATTTCCTCCGTAATGGCAGGGCCTCCGGTGACGATCAAACCGTCAAGAAGGTTTGCGAAAGAATGCATGGTGTGCTTCCCGCCCATGGGTGCAATCAGAGGAACACCCCCCGCATCTTCCACGGCACGTACGTAGTCGTGTCGCAGCTGCTGTTCACCGTGCTCAAATGATGTGGTAATTCCAATGCGAATCATGTTCTTGCATGCCCGTTTCGACCTTCCACTGCCACGTTGGCGCGGCCTATGAGCCGCGCCATGCCATTCATCAGTTCGGGAGTGGGATCGACCACGTATGAGCGGCTGTGTATACGCGTTGTCCTCTCTGGGAGGTCGTCGGCCCGTATGTCA
Proteins encoded in this window:
- a CDS encoding type 1 glutamine amidotransferase, with product MIRIGITTSFEHGEQQLRHDYVRAVEDAGGVPLIAPMGGKHTMHSFANLLDGLIVTGGPAITEEMIGELPGDIEEPDPVRASSDILLLRACLSMRRPVLGICYGMQLLNALYGGSIYADVQRDMADCLVHSDKRGASDHTIELGKDSHLRDILGVRNLLVNTRHIQAVARVAPFFRIAARAPDGVVEAIENEDATILGVQFHAERMGEIMQPLFKHFVGQADLAKQKRKDPIHAA